A window of Kribbella voronezhensis genomic DNA:
GCGCCGCTCGGCCCGGAGAAGTCGCCGTACTTGACCAGCTCGCCGTCGAAGTACACGCCGTCCGTGCTCGACCAGCCGACGTGCAGCCCGGCCGCCCGGCCGATGTGCGCGATCATCCGCGAGGTCGTGGTCTTGCCGTTGGTGCCGGTGACCGCGACCACCGGGATCTTCGGCCGCAACGTCGGCGGCGGGTTGCCGGCCGGCTCGTTGCGGACCCGGTCACCGACCGTGGCGATCAGTTCGGGCAGTTCCTCGGCGCCGAAGGCGTCCACGACATCAACGATCGCCTGGCCGAGCGCCCGCGCGCGGCCCTCGTGCGCCCAGGGGAAGGCCACGACCAGCCGGTGCACATCGGACTCGGACCGCACCCGTACGCCGATCCGCCCGATCCCGGCCTCGCGGGCGATCCGCCGGACGATGTGCCCGACGACGCGGACCGCGAACCGCTGCCGGAAACCGGAGCCGATCCGGCCCGGCCGGGTGGCCCCGAGCCCGAGTGCCGACGCGTACGCCTTGGCCGCCGGAGCCGGCGCGTCGATCAGTGCGGTGAGGTCGAGCGTGAGCTTGACCGCCGCCCGGCTGAAGTAGAGGTTGGCCCCGTCCAGAACGCGGAGCTCGACCAGAGAACCGGACACGTGTATCAGGCACCCATCGCGTGGTAGCCGCCGTCGACGTGGATGATCTCGCCGGTGGTGGAGGGGAAGAAGTCACTGAGCAGGCCGACGATCGTCTTACCGGTCGGCTCCAGGTCGGACGGGTCCCAGCCCAGCGGGGCCCGGTCCAGCCACGGCTCCTCGAACTTCTCGAAGCCCGGGATCGCCTTCGCGGCCAGCGTCTTCAGCGGACCGGCCGAGACCAGGTTGCAGCGGATGCCCTGGGCACCGAGATCGCGGGCCAGGTAGCGCGAGGTCGACTCCAGCGCGGCCTTCGCCACGCCCATCCAGTCGTACCCCGGCCAGGCCACGGTCGCGTCGAAGGTCAGCCCGACGACGCTGCTCCCCCGGCTCATCAACGGCGCGCAGGCCACCGCCAGCGCCTTCAACGAGTACGCCGAGACGTGCACCGCGCGGGACACGTCGTCCCACGGACCCTCGAGGAACTTGCCGCCGAGGATCGTCTCGGGGTTGCCGTAGGCAATGGAGTGCACGACGCCGTCCAGGCCGTCGACGTGCTCGCGGATGGCGTCGGGCAGTGCGGCCAGGTGGTCCGCGTCGGTCACGTCCAGTTCGAGCACGGGCGGCTCGACCGGCAACCGCTTCGCGATCCGCTTGGTGATGCTCAGCGCACGGCCGAAGTTCGAGATCAGCACGGTCGCGCCTTGTTCCTGCGCCACCTTGGCCGTGGCGAAACCGATCGAGGAGTCGAGGGTGACTCCGGCGACCAGGATCCGCTTGCCGTCGAGGATGCCCACCGGCATGCCCTTTCTTCAGTGTTTGAGGGAGTCAGTGGCCCATGCCGATGCCGCCGTCGACCGGGATCACCGCGCCGGTGATGTAGCCGGCCTCGTCCGAGGAGATCCAGCGGACCGCGTTGGCGATCTCCTCGGTCAACCCGAACCGGCCGAGCGGGATCTGGCCCAGGTACTGCTTCTGGGTCTCTTCCGGCAGGACGGCGGTCATGTCGGTCTCGACGAAACCGGGCGCGACCACGTTGGTGGTGATCCCGCGGCTGCCGAGTTCGCGTGCCATCGAGCGTGCCATCCCGATCAGGCCGGACTTGCTGGCCGCGTAGTTCACCTGGCCGGGCGAGCCGAGCAGGCCGACCACCGAGGAGATGAACACGATCCGGCCCCGGCGCAGCCGCAGCATTCCCTTGGCCGCCCGCTTGGCGACCCGGAACGAGCCGGTGAGGTTGGTGGAGATGACCGAGTCCCAGTCGTCGTCGGTCATCCGCAGCAGCAGCGTGTCGCGGGTGATGCCGGCGTTCGCGACCAGTACCTCGACCGGGCCGTGCTCGGCCTGGATCGTCTCGAACAGCGCCTCGACCTGCTCGGCGTCGGTGATGTCGCACTTGACCGCGAGGAAACCGTCCGGCGGCGGACTGCTGTTGTAGGTCACGGCGACCTGGTCGCCCGCCTCTTTGAAGGCGGTCGCGATGGCCAGTCCGATGCCCCGGTTGCCACCGGTGACCAGTACCGATCTCGACACGTCTGAAGTCTCCTCACTCGGCTGAACGGCGTACTGCCGGACGAACGGTATCGCAGCCGTTCGCCGTACTGCGGTCAGGCGTCCTCGAGGCGGAAGCCGACCTTCAGACCGACCTGGTAGTGGTCGATCGCGTTGTCGACGATGTGGCCGCGGATCTGGGTCACCTCGAACCAGTCCAGGTGCCGCAGGGTCTCCCCGGCCCGGCTGATGGCGTTCGTGATCGCCGCGTCGATGCCCTCCTTGGACGTGCCGACGATCTCGGTCACTCGGTAGGTGCGATCGGTCATGTCAGTTCCCCTTCGCCGGGGTACGCATAGGTTCTTCGAGCCGGGCGTACCGTTGGTCCTGGTGAGGAGAATAGATGTCGCGACGTAGTGAACGGGCCGACGAAACGGTCATCTCGGTGACCAGTGCGCAACCGGGCCGTTCGGAGGACCTGGAGAGCCGGATCGCGCGGTACGCGTGGATGATGTCGATCCGCATCGTCTGCTTCGTGCTGGCGGTGCTGACGCCGTCCCCGTGGCGGTGGATCTTCCTGGTCGGCGCCGTCTTCCTGCCGTCGGTCGCGGTGGTGCTGGCGAACGCCCGCAAGACCACGAAGGTCGACGCCGCGGCGTCCTACGTACCACCGGCCAGACCCCAGATCGGCCCGGACTCTGCACACGATTCCAGGTCCTTCACCGGCCCCGAGGTGATCCCCGATCCGGGCCCCGATCGCGACACCGAAAAGTGATCTTCGCCGGGACTGGATTCTCAAGACTGATCCGTGTCAGAATCTGCGTGCTCTGAAGTTCATGGATGGAATTCAGGGACTTGATGCGGCGTCGGACGGCTCCCCCCGTGGCTGTCCGACGTCGCTTCATTTTCTCCACGCTATTGATAATTGAGCGATCAGGGACAATTGCCGGATGACCGAAGAAGTAGTGCCGTCCGGCTGCTCTGCAAGGGGATGCGGCCGGCCCGCCCTGTGGGCGTTGCGCTGGAACAACCCGAAGATCCACACGCCCGACCGGCGCAAGACCTGGCTGGCCTGCGAGGAACACAAGGACAGCCTGTCCGACTTCCTCGCACAGCGGTCATTCCTGCGCGAGGTGGAGCCATTCACCGGCTGAAAGCCGGCGTTACAGCAGAAAAAGTAAATTTCCCGTTCAGAACCGGCCGCGAAGTGGTGCAGGCCGGTTCTTCTGCGGCACCGACTTCAGCCGCCGATGGCCGACATCGGACGCGCCGGTTGCAGGAAGCTGGGGTCGGCGATGCCATGGCCGGGGAGTTTTCCACGCATCGCGGTTCGCCACCGGTCGGCGAGTTCCGCATCCGGGGCACCGGCGCGTAATGCGGTCCGAAGATCCGATTCTGTTCGTGCGAAGAGACAATCGCGGACCTGGCCGTCGGCCGTCAGCCGGACCCGGTCGCAGTCGCCGCAGAACGGCCGGGTCACCGACGCGATGATGCCGACGGTCGCCGGACCGCCCAGGACGGTGAACGACTCCGCCGGTGCGCTGCCCCGGGCGGCAGCGCCGACCGGCTCGAGACCGAACCGGTCACCCAGCATCCCGAGGATCTCCTCGGCGGTGACCATCGTGTCCCGGTTCCAGCCGTGCTGGGCGTCCAGCGGCATCTGCTCGATGAAGCGCAACTCGTAGTCGTGGTCGAGGCAGAACTGCAGCAGTTCGCCCGCCTGGTCGTCGTTCACCCCGCGCATTAGGACGGCGTTGACCTTCACCGGCGCCAGGCCGGCCCGCCGCGCCGCTTCCAGGCCGGCCAGCACGTCCTTGAGCCGGTCCCGCCGGGTCAACTGCTGGAAGGTGTCGGCGCGGACCGTGTCGAGGCTCACATTCACCCGGTCCAGCCCGGCTTCCTTCAGCGCCTCCGCCTGCCGGGCCAGCCCGATCCCGTTGGTCGTGATCGAGATCTGGGGACGCGGCAGCAGTTCCGCCGTACGGGAGACGATCCCGACCAGGCCCCGGCGCAGCAGCGGCTCGCCACCGGTGAAGCGGATCTCGTCGACGCCGAGCTGGGTGACGGCCACCGCTACGAGGCGAACGACCTCGTCGTCGGTGAGCAGCTCCGGCTTGGCGAGCCAGTCGAGACCTTCTTCGGGCATGCAGTACGTGCAGCGGAGATTGCAGCGGTCCGTCAGCGACACCCGCAGATCGGTGGCCACCCGGCCGTAGTTGTCGGCTAGGCCCAGTGGCGAAGTGCTCGGCCTGGTCATATCGACCAGGGTACGTGGGTGCGCGCAGCGCATTTCAGCCGATGGCTTAAGTTCGAACTGTGCCCAGTGCTCCACGCAGCGCCTCGAAGACCCTGCTGAACCCTCGGTGGATCGTCACCGCGCTCCTGGTGCTGCTCCTCGCGGGTGTCTGTGTGCAGCTCGGACGGTGGCAACTGCACCGGCTCGACGAGCGGAAATCCCGCAACGAGGTGACCAGGTCCAACCTGGCCGCTCCGCCGGCACCGATCGCGGACATCGTCGGCCCGGACCATGTGATCGGCCAGCAGCACGACTGGCGCACGGTCGTCGTCACCGGCCGGTACGAGGCCGCCAAGCAGGTGGTGATCCGCTACCGGAACCTCTCCGACCGGCCCGGCTTCGAGATCGTCACCCCGCTGAAACTGGACGACGGTACGGCGATCCTGGTCGACCGTGGCTTCCTCCCCCGTCAGGGCAGTGAACTCGCGCCCACGAGCATCCCGGCCGCTCCGAGCGGTGAGGTGACGGTCACGGGCCGCCTGCGCCGTAGTGAACACGGCGGCCACACCAGCGGCGGCGTACCCGTCGACGGCACCGCCCGGCTGATCAACGGGCCCGACTTCAGCAAGGCGCTGGGGCTTTCCCTGTACGACGGGTATGTGACCGTCGACAAACAGCAGCCCCCGTCCGACCCGGCGTTCGACACCTTCCCTGGGCCTGAGATCGACAACGGGCCACACTTCTTCTACGCGCTGCAGTGGTTCTTCTTCGCCCTGATGGCCATCGGCGGCTTGGTCTACTTCTCCAGACGGGACGTTCAGGATGACAAGTCAGCAGAAGCCGGATCCGGCCACCTCGAAGCCGAGGGCACCGAGGGTGGATCCGGGTCGGCAGGGACGGTCGCGGTCGGCG
This region includes:
- a CDS encoding SURF1 family cytochrome oxidase biogenesis protein; translation: MPSAPRSASKTLLNPRWIVTALLVLLLAGVCVQLGRWQLHRLDERKSRNEVTRSNLAAPPAPIADIVGPDHVIGQQHDWRTVVVTGRYEAAKQVVIRYRNLSDRPGFEIVTPLKLDDGTAILVDRGFLPRQGSELAPTSIPAAPSGEVTVTGRLRRSEHGGHTSGGVPVDGTARLINGPDFSKALGLSLYDGYVTVDKQQPPSDPAFDTFPGPEIDNGPHFFYALQWFFFALMAIGGLVYFSRRDVQDDKSAEAGSGHLEAEGTEGGSGSAGTVAVGAAGPEDRGLRADRGHPDGGAGLD
- the moaA gene encoding GTP 3',8-cyclase MoaA, with translation MTRPSTSPLGLADNYGRVATDLRVSLTDRCNLRCTYCMPEEGLDWLAKPELLTDDEVVRLVAVAVTQLGVDEIRFTGGEPLLRRGLVGIVSRTAELLPRPQISITTNGIGLARQAEALKEAGLDRVNVSLDTVRADTFQQLTRRDRLKDVLAGLEAARRAGLAPVKVNAVLMRGVNDDQAGELLQFCLDHDYELRFIEQMPLDAQHGWNRDTMVTAEEILGMLGDRFGLEPVGAAARGSAPAESFTVLGGPATVGIIASVTRPFCGDCDRVRLTADGQVRDCLFARTESDLRTALRAGAPDAELADRWRTAMRGKLPGHGIADPSFLQPARPMSAIGG
- a CDS encoding dodecin, yielding MTDRTYRVTEIVGTSKEGIDAAITNAISRAGETLRHLDWFEVTQIRGHIVDNAIDHYQVGLKVGFRLEDA
- a CDS encoding DUF3099 domain-containing protein — encoded protein: MSRRSERADETVISVTSAQPGRSEDLESRIARYAWMMSIRIVCFVLAVLTPSPWRWIFLVGAVFLPSVAVVLANARKTTKVDAAASYVPPARPQIGPDSAHDSRSFTGPEVIPDPGPDRDTEK
- the fabG gene encoding 3-oxoacyl-[acyl-carrier-protein] reductase, which gives rise to MSRSVLVTGGNRGIGLAIATAFKEAGDQVAVTYNSSPPPDGFLAVKCDITDAEQVEALFETIQAEHGPVEVLVANAGITRDTLLLRMTDDDWDSVISTNLTGSFRVAKRAAKGMLRLRRGRIVFISSVVGLLGSPGQVNYAASKSGLIGMARSMARELGSRGITTNVVAPGFVETDMTAVLPEETQKQYLGQIPLGRFGLTEEIANAVRWISSDEAGYITGAVIPVDGGIGMGH
- the fabI gene encoding enoyl-ACP reductase FabI, whose protein sequence is MGILDGKRILVAGVTLDSSIGFATAKVAQEQGATVLISNFGRALSITKRIAKRLPVEPPVLELDVTDADHLAALPDAIREHVDGLDGVVHSIAYGNPETILGGKFLEGPWDDVSRAVHVSAYSLKALAVACAPLMSRGSSVVGLTFDATVAWPGYDWMGVAKAALESTSRYLARDLGAQGIRCNLVSAGPLKTLAAKAIPGFEKFEEPWLDRAPLGWDPSDLEPTGKTIVGLLSDFFPSTTGEIIHVDGGYHAMGA